In the genome of Arachis hypogaea cultivar Tifrunner chromosome 9, arahy.Tifrunner.gnm2.J5K5, whole genome shotgun sequence, the window AGTGTATACTTTATAGCAGTAGCTCATAAAGCAATCAGATAGCCAGTTGCTCATTGGTGTAGTCGATAGCCTAGAATAGCTAATCCTTTGCAGCTTAATGGAAGGAAGATTTTAACATTAGTAGGAGGCAATTCAGCAGAGATAGAACCATAAATTACTCTCCTTTCAAGAACTGGATAATGTAGTTTCATGTGGTGAACGCTTTTGCTATTTTTGGTGAATCATGATTTTGCTATTAGAGTTTGGAATATATTCTTATATGCCACTTTAGACTTTAGGGAGGAGAAAAGAAGGTAATTTCTTTGGCAGTATACAACCTATGATGTTTTTTGGTGCCGATAGGTAGATTGAGTTGCTGGAATTTTCATGGATCTATAGTTTTTTCCCTGTTATATCCCTTGTGTAACatagtctttaattttttaactctCTATGGTGCTTTGCTAGTCTTTTGCTtgatgttcttctttctttttttctttttttgtattgttattgtttCTTTTAGGATATAACTTCCcctatgcttatgtatttttattctccAATAAAACCTGTTGTTCTTCTAATATGTGGAGTGTACTTTTCTTATATCGTCCAAATAGATATGTGCTTGTTTAAGTCATAGGAGGATAATTTTGAGAAGTTTCATTACTTTGGTCTCCAACTCTCCACTAACTAATACATGTGCATCAATTTTAAGTTGTTAACATTGATGAAGAAAAAATGTTTTGCTGCAGATATGTATCTGCTGAGAGGTATTCTGAAGCATTAGATATCCTACATTCAGGAGCTTGCCTTCAATTGACTCATGGGCAGGTTGTACATCTTCTATATCAATGCCTTTCTAGATATACTTTTTTGACCTTTATTTAGGCATATAGGATAACTGTTATCTAGTTTCCTTGCAAGTGTATCAGACAAGTAGATGTTGATTGTGCATGACTGTTTCCTTTGTTGTGATGTTTGTGAGAGACTCTATGagctcatttttttgttttttcatttttggtGTGGGAAAGGGAAAATGGTTGATGGAGGATCATGAGTCCTTTTATTTAGATTGATTGCTCTATTTAATTTTCACATATTTTAAAATCaggaatcaaattttaatttttatgatgaaTTGTTCTTCAATGATTTTTACATTTGACAAACGACAAAGCCTAATGCTCCATTTCTCTATATTTAAGGTTACATGCGGAGCAGAGCTTGCTTCAATGTATGTGGAGACCTTAGTGAAAGGGAAAATTCCTTATGATGAAAAAACACTTGGTGCGCTCTAATCTTGTCTTTTATCAGTGTTTTATTACTCTTGTGTCTACGTATGTcaaaatttaaatgattttaaGGTCCCCCTTTGTCAGTGTAGAAAAGAAATATGCATACCTCTCTCTCTTAATATTTAACCAATAACCATGAAATCTGCTACTTATTACTGATGAATCTCAATGATAGATCTTGTCAAGAAAATCTATCAGGCGTTTCCTCGGGTTCCACTGCCACAACACTTGTGGGATGTTGATGATGTGCAGCAGCTTTCTGAAGACATCGGAACGGCAAAGGCACGTGTTGAAGGCTGTTCCTCATTCTTAAAAGCTGCTATCAGGTGAGACTTCACAAAATAGAAATATCCAGCATATGTGCTGTTTAAGTTTATCCCATATATAAAATCACATGTTCCTTCTGAATAATATTTCTGGCTTGGTTGGTATTGTATTCACTATTCAGATGGTCAGCCGAATATGGAGCAGATAGTAATGGATCTCCTGAACTGCACATTATGCTAGCCGAATACATATATTCGGAAAGTCCTGAGGCGGTATGTTTCAAAATGGTGCTTCAAGTGCTTGTTCATTGTCACTCCTCTTAAATCTAATGACCATACCTGTGTCTCTAGAGTTTGTTTCAAGCCCCTTTTGCTTTGCCAACATGTGTTTGAATTTTGTCTTGTACATGATTTTTGGTGGGGGGAAACTCATGTCAGTGGAGATATGTAAAAGTTCTTCTAgtttgaatatttaaaaaaattgacgtAACACAAATAAACATTGATGATTTGGGATGATTTGGTTTACTGTCCGTCATAGAAATTTGGCAGatgttataattaaaaaagaaattaggtATAAGATGAGAGGAAGAAATATAAACTTCACCAATGTACTCTCAGTTTGTTTGAAGGAAGTATTTTTGGAACACAGTTTAGATAATAATGTAAATGCTCATTGCATAGCAGATAAAGCGGTGGATAATGTCTGAAAAGTAAGAAATGGTGGCTCGTTTTTAATTGggttttgaaataaaatataattgacgGTTCTGGGGTTTAGATAGAATTCCTTTTCTGGAAGAGGGAAGCAGCtccatttttattcttctttggaGCTGATAGATCTATGAATTTGCATTCTGCTGTGGAAAGCTTCACTTACACTTGAATGAATATCAATACACTTTTTAAATGCAGGATATAGGTAAAGTAACATATCATTTTACGAGAGGAAATGATCCAAAGAAGTTTGCTTCTACTCTGGTGAACTTTCTGGGCAAGGTACACACTTCCatgccttttttatttttctccttgcTAGGAGCTTCACAAATTCTGTTGAGACATGCAAACTTGCAAGCAATTTTGAACTTATCCTTTCTGAAAAAATTAAACATTCTTGGCATAAGCTTAGGAGGAAGGTTAAACTGATATGCTTTCCATAATATTATAGTGCTATCCTGGTGAAGATGATCTGGCGATTGCTCGAGCGGTTTTAAGGTAAAGGCACTAAGAAATTAATTCTCACTTAGGATTCCTTGCCTACATGATCATTTTTCTCTTTCCCTTATGATACTTATACAACGTTTGCTCTTTGCATTGCAATTCTAGTTCGTAGATATTTTTTTCCCCTTtcctttttatgattatttatttatttattttttctgtggTTTCCTAATGCATGACAGGTTTTTGTGTCAAGGTAATTTGAGAGATGCCAACCTATTAGTTGAAGAGGTAAAGACACAAATCGAATCCACCGAGATTGAGTTCCCAAAGTCAGAGTTAATGCAGTTCATCACTTATCTTTTGCAAACGTAAGCTGCCTGTGATGCTTCATTGATTCATTGAGCAATTTGTGTTCTATGTTTAGAAATAATGAAGCATACTTTCTATTGTAGTGTTTCATTGGTCATGCTACATGCAAACTTTTCTGAATTTTCATAACTTTCTAATTTGGTGTAGGATGGAGAGAGATGCTTTGCCTCTTTTTAATATGTTGAGAGTAAATTATAAGTCAAGTATTGACAGGGAACCTGCATTCCATGAGGTCAGCTAACTCACAATACCAAGCCATTTTTAGTTTTATCATCTTTTGTTGTTGGCTAACTTGCATGATCCTCAAACACATTTAATATGTGTTCTATGAGTATGTGCAACCAGTGattcttacttttttttaatataatgttGATATTGTAAATAAAAGTGAGCAGTTGCGAATGATTTTGGATCACACATCCAATACACTCGAACTCGATACTTATTGATCGTTTTTGTCTTGGCACGATGCTAAAATGCTGCAATTGACATGCAAAAATTGTGATTTAGATGCTAGATGACATTGCAGAGAAGTTTTTTGGAGTACAGAGAAGGAATCCCATGGGGATGTTTGGAGATATATTCAAGGTGAGAGACACTACTCACCGtatattttagtataaatatcCTCTGAAATGAATTATAAAGTTCCatcttaatttcttgttttgcagTTGATGGGGTCTGCTGAATGAGTTACTCATTGTTGAAACACTGCCAGATAGGACAGCAACTTCTATTGAAAATTCTGATAATTATAGCacctttattttcattcttttttaggATAGAGCAATCTGTCTCAGTAAACAAAAGCTGTGTGATCTCTTGATATAGTTTATTTTTGGTGAATTTATTGTGATTTATAAATGCTAGATTCACAAATTTGCATAGTACTCATTTCAAGAGTTATTTGCTGTAAAAACTTCTACAGTGGAGATTGATTGCTTTTTATTAGTCTTTCATTTCCATGTCACAGCAACAATTTTCTTCTCATAGCAACGTATTATGGCATTCTACATCAGATTATGTGCTCTGGAAATAAATCAAAGTAGAACAACTCTTTCCAATATTCATCTTGCAATAAACTAAGGCTTTTATTTGgtcactttttcaaaactactgtTATTCACATATTTTGAGAAGGTTTATCTTGATACTAAAACAAAATTGTATCCttcaatatattatattatatatctgATGACTATTATGAATTTTATGAATGACCCATTTCTAAATTCTATCATAATCAGGGATTCTTTTTCACCATAGACAAGCTCAGTTCTTATTGATGGCAAATCAGAATATAGTCTTATTTAAATAGTCAACAACCTCATAGGAAAGCATTTGCTTATGTAAAATGGAAGCACCAATTGAAGCacaatactaaaatttcataaattgTACTACAGCATCATGAGTGGTATTATACTCTTATTACATTATACATAGTATACATAATCAGTTGAAATGCTTTGAGGAAGCTATGATATTAATCATCGATCAAAAAGGCCACTCCATTATCTTTCTTGAAGCTGTGTGTGGTATGATCAATCACCTGTACATAGAATTAAGTCACATAAAAAATCTACCTTGTGCATgaacaaaaagataaaataaaacaatcaaACTTGGCTTCATTTCCCTCTAAATCTGGTGGCTAATCTCAAGCAGAAGTGAAGTCTCAGTTTTAGTGGAAATCCAAAAACTTACATTTGTATTGCTCAATTCCAGATTGTAGAAGTCCATTGCATCTTCTTTAAATATAGGGCCAGCATGCCATGTCCCGCGATTAAGCTTAAGAAATTTGGAGCCAGAAACCTTGAAGATTTGGACATCATCAATGGCAGGAGGCACGTACGAATGGCCACATCGTGATTGCACAATCTTCTTTCCGGCGTTATCCTTGATGTCATCTGATTCAACAATGGATGGCTTAGCAACTCCAAGATACCAAGCATGGCCACCAATAGAACCAAGGCATTGTGTCACACTTGCATGATGTGTAATATTCGAAAACTTCAGCGGACGATTTTCGATATGCATGATGTAAAACCTGTTATATACCAAGTCATTTCAAGAAGTTGGAGCATaggttggagctcaaaatcaCCCTAAAATTAAGGAATCTAATCACTATCTCAACTGAACTTAACTAAACTAGTGGACAAACACTATGCATAGCAATGCAGAATCAGAAGTAAGAATTCATGCTTATGTATTCACATATTGCCAATATAACACAAATTGGGAACAGAGATTTGTACAAAACACCTCTCATTGATTAATCAAATACAAGTTAACTAATCTATAGTTGAATAAAACCTCTAATAATACTCATTATCCAAGATTTGCACTTTATATATAGCTAATTAGGCAGACAGAAAAAGATCCAACCAGAATAAACAAGGAGCAAAAGGGTGTATCAAAAGGGAATTAGAATACTTGTGAACTGATAAAAATTGAAGCTTGATTAGAGAGTAAAAAATTGGTGATGGTAAAGGGAACCTGGGAATCCCTTTGGAAAGGTCCAACTGAGCATCATTGGGGCCGAACTCGTCGCCGTCCGGCGAAGCCTCGATGACCTGACCGTAGTCTTTGAAGGTCGACGGAGTTGCTTCGATTGGCTTCAGCGTCACCGCCTTCGTCTCCTCCATAGGAACTTCTGGTTTTCTTTTGCTTTGTCtgctttttttaatattttagcaaggttctgagaaccagaccggtcatcgaaccgctctaatCACTGATTTACTGGTTTACTGTTTCAACCGGTCTAACCggtggttcaaccggaaaaaccgttttagaataaaataatatataaattataattaaacaccctaga includes:
- the LOC112712562 gene encoding protein GET4, encoding MSRHRSRRLELPPAQENIEKLEKVINEGNCYGAQQMYKSISARYVSAERYSEALDILHSGACLQLTHGQVTCGAELASMYVETLVKGKIPYDEKTLDLVKKIYQAFPRVPLPQHLWDVDDVQQLSEDIGTAKARVEGCSSFLKAAIRWSAEYGADSNGSPELHIMLAEYIYSESPEADIGKVTYHFTRGNDPKKFASTLVNFLGKCYPGEDDLAIARAVLRFLCQGNLRDANLLVEEVKTQIESTEIEFPKSELMQFITYLLQTMERDALPLFNMLRVNYKSSIDREPAFHEMLDDIAEKFFGVQRRNPMGMFGDIFKLMGSAE
- the LOC112712565 gene encoding uncharacterized protein — its product is MEETKAVTLKPIEATPSTFKDYGQVIEASPDGDEFGPNDAQLDLSKGIPRFYIMHIENRPLKFSNITHHASVTQCLGSIGGHAWYLGVAKPSIVESDDIKDNAGKKIVQSRCGHSYVPPAIDDVQIFKVSGSKFLKLNRGTWHAGPIFKEDAMDFYNLELSNTNVIDHTTHSFKKDNGVAFLIDD